Proteins encoded by one window of Gimesia sp.:
- a CDS encoding DUF1559 domain-containing protein — protein MLFPQFRSPYSPQTPQSALHAHKRGFTLIELLVVIAIIAVLVALLLPAVQQAREAARMAQCKNNLRQIVLACHMYADSNSGYWPRAAPDQHVGFGGKKRWHGERTTTDATSKFQAHLGPLAPFLEQNAEIKKCPTFGNFAAHGTVSNAFEGGTGGYGYNQAYLGGTSWKYTYPTCNMIATNMREIGSLARTVAFADSALAQGFPDLHIIEYSFIEPPFFVDNWTPTFEEAPWRPDPSIHFRHTGTVANIGWADGRVTSTVMSGTGTSAYGGDPKKFQIGWFGPMDSNVLFTNKDKLEADMGGVQ, from the coding sequence ATGCTGTTTCCCCAATTCCGCTCACCTTACTCACCGCAAACTCCTCAATCTGCGCTGCACGCACACAAACGCGGCTTTACTCTGATTGAGCTCTTAGTCGTGATTGCCATCATCGCTGTTCTGGTGGCCCTGCTCCTGCCCGCCGTCCAGCAGGCGCGCGAAGCGGCCCGCATGGCCCAATGTAAAAACAATCTGCGTCAGATCGTACTGGCCTGTCATATGTATGCGGATTCCAACAGCGGTTACTGGCCCCGGGCGGCACCCGATCAACATGTCGGTTTCGGTGGTAAAAAACGCTGGCACGGCGAACGGACAACAACTGACGCCACATCTAAATTCCAAGCACATCTCGGACCATTGGCTCCGTTCCTCGAACAGAATGCAGAAATCAAAAAATGCCCCACCTTCGGGAACTTTGCTGCTCACGGAACCGTTTCCAATGCCTTCGAAGGGGGCACCGGAGGTTATGGTTATAACCAGGCTTATCTGGGAGGAACATCCTGGAAATATACTTATCCCACCTGCAATATGATCGCCACCAACATGCGGGAAATCGGCAGCCTGGCCCGCACCGTCGCCTTCGCCGATTCTGCACTGGCCCAGGGATTCCCGGATCTGCATATCATCGAATACAGTTTCATTGAACCACCCTTCTTCGTTGATAACTGGACCCCCACTTTCGAAGAAGCTCCCTGGCGGCCCGATCCTTCAATTCATTTCCGACATACGGGAACCGTTGCCAACATCGGCTGGGCCGATGGCCGCGTGACCTCAACTGTCATGTCGGGTACAGGTACTTCGGCCTACGGCGGGGATCCCAAGAAATTCCAGATCGGCTGGTTCGGTCCCATGGACAGTAATGTATTGTTTACCAATAAAGATAAGCTGGAGGCAGACATGGGAGGCGTCCAGTAA
- a CDS encoding Nif3-like dinuclear metal center hexameric protein, protein MTSVADIQDYLINLAPPELGESWDNVGLLTGDPTFKVEKILTCLTLTPDVAAEAISAGANLIVSHHPILFRPVQQITAATVEGKMLLDLIQSRISVYSPHTCYDSAERGINWQLASLLGLEQIGILRPQPGPEPAAEEQGAGRFGDLPAEFSLAQLNQLIKQALKVENLQFVGDPEMRVSRLGIACGAAAEFLKDAHKHECQALLTGEARFHACLEARSRGMALILPGHYATERPAMEQMAELLQKQFGDLKIWASEVESDPLGWDCDGESA, encoded by the coding sequence ATGACCAGCGTCGCGGACATTCAGGATTATTTGATCAACCTGGCACCACCAGAACTGGGCGAAAGCTGGGATAACGTCGGTTTACTGACGGGGGATCCCACTTTCAAGGTCGAGAAAATCCTGACCTGTCTGACACTCACACCGGATGTCGCTGCCGAAGCGATTTCCGCTGGAGCCAATCTGATCGTCAGCCACCACCCGATTCTGTTTCGTCCTGTACAGCAGATCACCGCGGCGACTGTCGAGGGAAAAATGCTGCTCGATCTGATCCAGTCACGAATCTCGGTTTACAGCCCGCATACCTGCTATGACAGTGCAGAACGCGGCATCAACTGGCAACTGGCCAGTCTGCTGGGGCTGGAACAGATCGGGATTCTGAGACCACAACCCGGCCCGGAACCAGCAGCAGAAGAGCAGGGAGCGGGGCGGTTTGGTGATTTGCCCGCTGAATTCTCGCTGGCCCAACTCAATCAGTTGATCAAACAGGCTTTGAAGGTTGAGAATCTGCAGTTTGTAGGAGATCCGGAGATGCGGGTCAGCCGACTGGGAATTGCCTGTGGTGCGGCTGCTGAGTTCCTCAAAGATGCACATAAACATGAATGTCAGGCGCTATTAACAGGAGAAGCCCGGTTTCATGCCTGCCTGGAGGCCCGTTCCCGTGGGATGGCTCTGATTCTGCCGGGACATTACGCCACTGAGCGTCCCGCGATGGAGCAGATGGCCGAACTCCTGCAGAAGCAGTTCGGGGATCTGAAAATCTGGGCCAGTGAAGTGGAGTCGGATCCGCTTGGCTGGGACTGCGACGGAGAGTCGGCCTGA
- the lysS gene encoding lysine--tRNA ligase has translation MSKEKPNRFEAERIKKLEKIQSLGLDPWGQRFDGHLPIADARDQAPAESGVDGEDVRIAGRIMLRRKAGKLRFYDIKDWTGKIQLLFSRGDLSEEQWELMGQLDLGDLIGVDGCLRRTETGEISVFVKELTVLCKSLAQPPEKHHSVKDVELLLRQRSLDLIYTEGVLEKMLKRSQIIDSVRQTLRSHKFHEVETPVLHAVAGGAAARPFITHHNTLDIELYMRIALELHLKRLMVGGVERVYEIGRVFRNEGIDATHNPEFTMIEIYQAYGNYETMMDLTEAIVTDAVKTISETMVLPWGEDKTIDFSGPWERKKYHDLVREHAGCDPHDPAAVAAVAKQHGIDTENVHPDVVLNEVFEATCEEHLTGPVFVIDYPASICPLTKRQKDNPEIAERFELFVHGMELANAYTELNDPLLQEELFKTQLSGLSEEDSMAKMDTDFIKALKVGMPPAGGLGIGIDRLVMLLTNSHSIRDVIYFPLLRPEGQPAPKE, from the coding sequence ATGTCCAAAGAGAAACCCAACCGTTTTGAAGCAGAACGGATCAAAAAATTAGAGAAAATTCAGTCCCTCGGACTCGATCCCTGGGGACAGCGGTTTGACGGTCACCTTCCGATTGCAGACGCACGCGACCAGGCTCCCGCCGAATCGGGCGTCGATGGCGAAGACGTGCGGATCGCCGGGCGGATCATGCTGCGGCGTAAAGCCGGTAAACTGCGGTTTTACGATATCAAAGACTGGACAGGAAAAATCCAGTTGCTGTTCTCGCGGGGCGACCTGAGCGAAGAACAGTGGGAGTTGATGGGCCAGCTCGACCTGGGCGACCTGATCGGCGTCGATGGCTGTCTGCGCCGGACTGAGACCGGAGAAATCTCCGTGTTCGTCAAAGAGTTGACGGTGCTCTGTAAATCGCTGGCGCAGCCCCCGGAAAAACATCACAGTGTCAAAGACGTCGAACTCCTGCTGCGACAGCGTTCGCTCGATCTGATCTATACCGAAGGCGTGCTGGAAAAGATGCTGAAGCGGAGTCAGATCATCGATTCCGTCCGTCAGACACTCCGCAGTCATAAGTTTCATGAAGTGGAAACACCCGTGCTGCACGCGGTTGCCGGTGGTGCAGCGGCTCGTCCCTTCATTACGCATCATAATACGCTGGACATCGAGCTTTACATGCGGATCGCCCTCGAACTGCATCTCAAGCGACTGATGGTTGGTGGCGTGGAACGTGTGTATGAAATCGGGCGGGTGTTCCGCAATGAAGGGATTGACGCCACTCATAATCCTGAATTCACCATGATCGAAATTTACCAGGCGTACGGTAATTACGAAACGATGATGGATTTGACCGAAGCCATCGTCACCGACGCCGTCAAAACGATCAGCGAGACCATGGTACTGCCCTGGGGCGAAGACAAGACCATCGACTTCAGTGGTCCCTGGGAACGGAAAAAATACCACGACCTGGTTCGTGAGCATGCAGGCTGTGATCCCCATGATCCAGCTGCAGTAGCAGCGGTCGCGAAGCAGCATGGCATTGATACAGAGAACGTGCACCCGGATGTGGTGCTGAATGAAGTGTTTGAAGCAACCTGCGAAGAACATCTGACCGGTCCGGTCTTCGTGATCGACTACCCGGCTTCCATCTGTCCGCTGACCAAGCGGCAGAAGGATAACCCGGAGATCGCAGAGCGGTTTGAGCTGTTTGTCCACGGTATGGAACTGGCCAACGCTTATACCGAGCTGAACGATCCCCTGCTGCAGGAAGAACTGTTTAAAACACAGCTGTCGGGACTTTCCGAAGAAGACTCGATGGCGAAAATGGATACAGATTTTATTAAGGCGTTGAAAGTCGGTATGCCGCCGGCCGGAGGATTGGGAATTGGCATCGATCGCCTCGTGATGTTGTTGACCAACAGTCACAGCATTCGCGATGTGATCTACTTCCCGCTGCTCCGACCCGAAGGACAGCCGGCACCGAAAGAGTAA
- a CDS encoding FtsX-like permease family protein, whose product MYKSLLCLRYLKTRYIALASIISMTLGVATMIVVNSVMDGFSTDMRTRLRGILADVIVETNSLDGEENTQELKDRIQRAVGNDIEGMTATVEIYAMLSVQYGSQWQSKPVTLIGIDPATKATVGPLAKYLMHTKEGTVPDWNLSPEAMAYRKEWTTRAQWMVDRWNHNPPPLEEADEGNEQVSFEESVPLEPEPEPKFAQDSGESPFDAAAEPKGSAPQFAEQQGKAINPFSQFDKKEDRDPSEPLKARVYIGYGLVSFPYEDPETGETKMFQIVKPGDDIKISTVTAGHPPEPTHFNATVVDLFKSDMSEHDSSLVFCNLEYLQEARGMISPESGERSITSIQIKLKNQDDAAMVVSKLEEALPASQFRIRTWEDKQGPLLAAVEVESAILNVLLFLIIAVAGFGILAIFFMITIEKTRDIGILKALGASSNGIMSIFLSYGLALGLVGSGVGVIVGLLFVEYINEIEGFITWLTGRKVFDQRIYYFPEISTHVEPMMVFWVAIGAMVIAVLASILPARKAARFHPVESLRYE is encoded by the coding sequence ATGTATAAATCATTACTTTGCCTGCGATATTTGAAAACGCGCTACATTGCGCTGGCCAGCATCATCAGTATGACGCTCGGCGTCGCGACGATGATTGTCGTCAACAGCGTCATGGATGGTTTCAGCACCGACATGCGAACCCGCTTACGGGGGATCCTGGCGGATGTCATCGTGGAAACCAACTCGCTCGATGGCGAAGAGAACACGCAGGAGCTTAAAGACCGCATTCAACGCGCGGTGGGTAACGACATCGAAGGCATGACAGCCACGGTGGAAATTTACGCTATGCTCAGCGTGCAGTACGGTTCCCAGTGGCAGAGTAAGCCGGTCACCCTGATCGGCATCGACCCGGCGACGAAAGCCACGGTCGGTCCGCTGGCCAAATACCTGATGCATACCAAAGAGGGGACGGTACCTGACTGGAATCTGTCTCCCGAGGCGATGGCCTACCGTAAAGAGTGGACCACCCGGGCCCAGTGGATGGTCGATCGCTGGAATCACAATCCCCCACCACTGGAAGAAGCAGATGAGGGCAACGAGCAGGTCTCCTTCGAGGAGTCCGTCCCCCTCGAGCCGGAGCCGGAACCGAAGTTTGCCCAGGATTCCGGAGAGTCCCCCTTCGATGCGGCTGCTGAGCCAAAGGGCAGTGCACCCCAGTTTGCGGAGCAGCAGGGGAAAGCCATCAATCCTTTCAGCCAGTTCGATAAAAAAGAAGATCGGGATCCGAGCGAACCTTTGAAGGCCCGCGTTTATATTGGTTACGGTCTGGTGAGTTTCCCTTACGAAGATCCAGAGACCGGCGAAACGAAAATGTTTCAGATCGTCAAGCCGGGCGATGATATCAAAATCAGTACCGTTACCGCCGGACATCCACCTGAGCCAACACACTTTAATGCGACCGTGGTCGACCTGTTTAAGAGTGACATGAGCGAGCACGACAGCAGTCTGGTGTTCTGCAACCTGGAATACCTGCAGGAAGCCCGCGGGATGATTTCTCCTGAGAGCGGCGAACGGTCGATTACATCGATTCAGATCAAGCTGAAAAACCAGGACGATGCGGCGATGGTCGTCAGCAAGCTGGAAGAAGCCCTGCCTGCCAGTCAGTTCAGGATACGCACCTGGGAAGACAAGCAGGGACCACTGCTGGCCGCTGTAGAGGTGGAATCGGCGATTCTGAATGTGCTGCTGTTCCTGATTATTGCCGTTGCCGGTTTCGGCATCCTGGCGATCTTCTTCATGATCACGATTGAGAAGACTCGGGATATCGGCATTCTCAAAGCGCTGGGTGCCAGCTCGAACGGTATCATGTCGATCTTCCTGTCTTACGGCCTGGCGTTAGGTCTGGTGGGCAGTGGTGTCGGTGTGATCGTGGGGCTGCTGTTTGTTGAATATATCAATGAGATAGAAGGGTTTATCACGTGGCTCACCGGGAGGAAGGTCTTCGATCAGCGGATCTATTACTTCCCGGAAATTTCGACTCACGTCGAGCCGATGATGGTCTTCTGGGTGGCGATCGGGGCGATGGTAATCGCGGTTCTGGCAAGTATCCTGCCGGCCCGCAAAGCGGCCCGCTTCCATCCGGTCGAGTCGCTGCGTTACGAATAG